A section of the Procambarus clarkii isolate CNS0578487 chromosome 68, FALCON_Pclarkii_2.0, whole genome shotgun sequence genome encodes:
- the LOC138355547 gene encoding uncharacterized protein, with translation MEEKVAALVAHPDFEGIQNLKKTELIQMANHLDLTASNRMVKAQILKVIVTHFVENGELEEEILEELREESSDQMTLKRLELEAQIANAKLEAQKEQRILEAEARQREIEAQQQQQILEAEAQQRELETRRLEIAAQNQRGLIELQLEATKKQQLEIQQQMADTNFRLESQRMAAGHGNTSNVSTNSDNNPIRMNKYIELPKFNEEDPEVFFAHFNKIAISMNWPRDQWVAIMQSQFKGRSQEVFTSLPDAHSFDYDFVKKSILNAYQLNPEAHRQKFRNLRRIKDQTIADFTRQKTNFCNRWLKSLAVTDFDALKNLLIMEEVLSCLPDQLSTFMAEQKNVTDIDELSKLADEHELLTKAPFTATSPKSSRRVNYNAHRTPYQNPSSPSTPVTPMSSSLTKSNPATSLSGMSNNNKVISKPTVGSTSVSTVRSCSHCKRKGHGIHSCFILHPELRPTGLIYCRGVQNKLTNKHVTVNPNWLKQYSPYMSSGEVLCINGKWKPVVILRDTGASQTIISSSILSDVEKRETGKFVVLQSVAGCKTVPLIDINFRSTITPRLCTVGVSTQLPIPGVDVILGNDVAINHDVGEIDPRLCKQPVADHVYSACAEVSSMKEPVVEDGFVPSTCADVSTLINPVAVLMLLLKHLCQ, from the coding sequence atggaggagaaagttgcagcgttggtggctcacccagactttgaagggattcagaaccttaaaaagactgagttaatacaaatggcaaatcatttggatttgaccgccagcaatagaatggttaaagcccaaatattgaaagtcattgtgacacattttgttgagaatggagagttagaggaagaaattctagaggagttaagagaggagtcgagtgatcagatgacgttaaagcgtcttgagttagaagctcaaatagccaatgctaagcttgaagctcaaaaagaacagagaatattagaggctgaagctcgtcaaagagagattgaagctcaacagcaacagcaaatattagaggctgaagctcagcagagggagcttgagactaggcgtttagaaattgcggcacaaaaccagagaggtttaattgagttgcaacttgaagccacaaagaagcaacaattagagattcaacaacaaatggctgacactaacttcaggcttgaatcacagcgtatggcagctgggcatggaaatactagtaatgtttcaacaaatagtgataataatcccatcaggatgaataagtatatagagttgcccaagttcaatgaggaagatcctgaggttttctttgcacattttaataaaattgccatcagtatgaactggccaagggatcagtgggtagccattatgcagtctcaattcaaggggcgtagtcaggaggttttcacatccctccctgacgctcatagttttgattatgactttgtaaagaaaagcatcctcaatgcataccaactaaatccagaggcacacaggcaaaagttcaggaacctaaggagaatcaaggatcagacaatagccgattttactcgtcagaagacgaatttttgcaacagatggttaaagtcacttgcagtcactgattttgatgctctaaagaatcttctcataatggaagaagtattgtcctgtcttccagaccagttgtctacttttatggcagaacaaaagaatgtaacagacattgatgagctgtcaaagctcgcggatgagcatgagttgctgactaaggccccgtttacggccacttcacctaagtctagtcgtagagtaaattataatgctcaccgaactccttatcagaatccatccagtcctagtactccagttactcccatgagctcttctcttacaaaatctaaccctgctacttcattgtcaggaatgtcaaataataataaggttatttctaaacctacagttggttctaccagtgtgtccactgtaaggtcctgttcccattgtaagagaaaaggccatggaattcattcatgttttatattgcaccctgagttacgaccaactggtctcatttattgcagaggtgtgcaaaataaacttactaataaacatgtaactgtaaaccccaattggttgaaacagtattcaccatatatgtcttcaggtgaagtcttgtgtattaatggaaagtggaagccagtggttattcttcgtgatacaggtgcttcccaaaccataatttcatccagtattctttctgatgtggaaaagagagagacaggaaagtttgttgttcttcagagtgttgcaggatgtaaaactgtacctctaatagacattaatttcagatccaccattacaccacgtttatgcactgtgggtgttagtacacagttgcccatcccaggtgtggatgttatattgggtaatgatgtggccataaatcatgatgtgggtgagattgatccccgtttgtgtaaacagccagttgcagaccatgtttattctgcctgtgctgaagttagttctatgaaggaacctgttgtagaagatggttttgtcccttctacctgtgctgatgtcagtactcttATAAATCCAGttgcagttctgatgttgttactcaagcatttgtgccagtaa